Proteins found in one Neomonachus schauinslandi chromosome 1, ASM220157v2, whole genome shotgun sequence genomic segment:
- the TMEM259 gene encoding membralin isoform X1, translating to MSEHAAPGAPGPGPNGGGGGGGPVPARGPRTPNLNPNPLINVRDRLFHALFFKMAVTYSRLFPPAFRRLFEFFVLLKALFVLFVLAYIHIAFSRSPINCLEHVRDKWPREGILRVEIQHNSSRAPVFLQFCDGGRRGSFPGLAVEPGSPEPEEEEEEKLTVDMFGNASIRFELDIEPKVLKPPGGAEAPNDSQELPFPETPTKVWPQDEYVVEYSLEYGFLRLSQATRQRLSIPVMVVTLDPSRDQCFGDRFSRLLLAEFLGYDDILMSSVKGLAENEENKGFLRNVVSGEHYRFVSMWMARTSYLAAFVIMVIFTLSVSMLLRYSHHQIFVFIVDLLQMLEMNMAIAFPAAPLLTVILALVGMEAIMSEFFNDTTTAFYIILIVWLADQYDAICCHTNTSKRHWLRFFYLYHFAFYAYHYRFNGQYSSLALVTSWLFIQHSMIYFFHHYELPAILQQIRIQEMLLQTPPLGPGAPTALPDDLNNNGGTPAATPDPAGQPPALGPSLPGTSGGPGPVAEAPSSLVAAAASVAAAASSDLGWMAETAAMITDASFLSGLSASLLERRPAGPVSPGGGLPQAPQDSAPSINSLAHDTAPPAAGVSGPSPAPTAPVDSPLEVGS from the exons ATGTCGGAGCACGCGGCGCCCGGGGCCCCCGGGCCCGGGCCcaacggcggcggcggcggcggcggcccggtCCCCGCGCGCGGGCCTCGCACCCCCAACCTCAACCCCAACCCTCTCATCAACGTGCGCGACCGGCTCTTCCACGCGCTCTTCTTCAAGATGGCTGTCACCTATTCGCGGCTGTTCCCACCCGCCTTCCGCCGTCTCTTCGAGTTCTTCGTGCTGCTCAAG GCGCTCTTCGTGCTCTTCGTCCTGGCCTACATCCACATCGCCTTCTCACGCTCGCCCATCAACTGCCTGGAGCACGTGCGGGACAAGTGGCCACGGGAGGGCATCCTGCGTGTGGAGATCCAGCACAACTCGAGCCGCGCGCCCGTCTTCCTGCAGTTCTGTGACGGCGGCCGCCGCGGCAGCTTCCCTGGCCTGGCCGTGGAGCCGGGCAGCCCAGAGccggaggaggaagaggaggagaagctgACCGTGGACATGTTCGGGAATGCGTCCATCAGG TTCGAGCTGGACATTGAGCCCAAGGTGTTGAAGCCACCGGGGGGTGCTGAGGCCCCGAATGACAGCCAGGAGCTCCCCTTCCCAGAGACACCCACGAAAG TGTGGCCGCAGGACGAGTATGTCGTGGAGTACTCACTGGAGTATGGCTTCCTACGGCTGTCACAGGCCACGCGACAGCGGCTCAGCATCCCTGTCATGGTGGTCACCCTGG ACCCCTCGCGAGACCAGTGTTTTGGGGACCGCTTCAGCCGCCTGCTCCTGGCCGAGTTCCTGGGCTACGACGACATCCTCATGTCCAGTGTCAAGGGCCTGGCCGAGAACGAGGAGAACAAGG GCTTCCTTCGCAACGTGGTGTCCGGAGAGCACTACCGTTTTGTGAGCATGTGGATGGCCCGCACGTCCTACCTGGCTGCCTTCGTCATCATGGTCATCTTC ACCCTCAGCGTTTCCATGCTGCTCAGATACTCCCACCACCAGATTTTTGTCTTCATTG TGGACCTGCTGCAGATGCTGGAGATGAACATGGCCATCGCCTTCCCTGCGGCGCCCCTGCTCACTGTCATCCTGGCCCTCGTAG GGATGGAGGCCATCATGTCTGAGTTTTTCAACGACACCACCACGGCCTTCTACATCATCCTCATCGTCTGGCTGGCCGACCAGTACGATGCCATTTGCTGCCACACGAACACCAGCAAGAGGCACTGGCTGCG GTTCTTCTATCTGTACCACTTCGCCTTCTACGCCTATCACTACCGCTTCAACGGCCAGTACAGCAGCCTGGCCCTGGTCACCTCCTGGCTCTTCATCCAG cattcCATGATCTACTTCTTCCACCACTACGAGCTACCCGCCATTCTGCAGCAGATCCGAATCCAGGAGATGCTGCTACAGACCCCACCACTGGGCCCCGGGGCCCCCACGGCGCTTCCGGATGACCTGAACAACAATGGGGGCACCCCGGCCGCCACTCCCGACCCCGCGGGCCAGCCCCCCGCCCTGGGCCCCAGTTTGCCGGGCACTAGTGGGGGCCCTGGGCCCGTGGCTGAGGCACCCAGCTCTTTGGTGGCCGCGGCAGCCTCGGTGGCCGCAGCGGCCAGCAGTGACCTGGGCTGGATGGCAGAGACAGCCGCCATGATCACAGACGCCTCCTTTCTGTCTGGCCTCAGTGCCTCTCTCCTGGAACGGCGGCCCGCTGGTCCGGTGAGCCCTGGTGGGGGGCTCCCCCAAGCCCCCCAGGACAGTGCCCCTTCTATCAACTCCCTGGCGCATGACACAGCGCCCCCAGCTGCCGGGGTGAGTGGGCCCAGCCCCGCACCCACAGCCCCAGTGGATTCACCCCTGGAGGTCGGTTCCTGA
- the TMEM259 gene encoding membralin isoform X4: MSEHAAPGAPGPGPNGGGGGGGPVPARGPRTPNLNPNPLINVRDRLFHALFFKMAVTYSRLFPPAFRRLFEFFVLLKFCDGGRRGSFPGLAVEPGSPEPEEEEEEKLTVDMFGNASIRFELDIEPKVLKPPGGAEAPNDSQELPFPETPTKVWPQDEYVVEYSLEYGFLRLSQATRQRLSIPVMVVTLDPSRDQCFGDRFSRLLLAEFLGYDDILMSSVKGLAENEENKGFLRNVVSGEHYRFVSMWMARTSYLAAFVIMVIFTLSVSMLLRYSHHQIFVFIVDLLQMLEMNMAIAFPAAPLLTVILALVGMEAIMSEFFNDTTTAFYIILIVWLADQYDAICCHTNTSKRHWLRFFYLYHFAFYAYHYRFNGQYSSLALVTSWLFIQHSMIYFFHHYELPAILQQIRIQEMLLQTPPLGPGAPTALPDDLNNNGGTPAATPDPAGQPPALGPSLPGTSGGPGPVAEAPSSLVAAAASVAAAASSDLGWMAETAAMITDASFLSGLSASLLERRPAGPVSPGGGLPQAPQDSAPSINSLAHDTAPPAAGVSGPSPAPTAPVDSPLEVGS, translated from the exons ATGTCGGAGCACGCGGCGCCCGGGGCCCCCGGGCCCGGGCCcaacggcggcggcggcggcggcggcccggtCCCCGCGCGCGGGCCTCGCACCCCCAACCTCAACCCCAACCCTCTCATCAACGTGCGCGACCGGCTCTTCCACGCGCTCTTCTTCAAGATGGCTGTCACCTATTCGCGGCTGTTCCCACCCGCCTTCCGCCGTCTCTTCGAGTTCTTCGTGCTGCTCAAG TTCTGTGACGGCGGCCGCCGCGGCAGCTTCCCTGGCCTGGCCGTGGAGCCGGGCAGCCCAGAGccggaggaggaagaggaggagaagctgACCGTGGACATGTTCGGGAATGCGTCCATCAGG TTCGAGCTGGACATTGAGCCCAAGGTGTTGAAGCCACCGGGGGGTGCTGAGGCCCCGAATGACAGCCAGGAGCTCCCCTTCCCAGAGACACCCACGAAAG TGTGGCCGCAGGACGAGTATGTCGTGGAGTACTCACTGGAGTATGGCTTCCTACGGCTGTCACAGGCCACGCGACAGCGGCTCAGCATCCCTGTCATGGTGGTCACCCTGG ACCCCTCGCGAGACCAGTGTTTTGGGGACCGCTTCAGCCGCCTGCTCCTGGCCGAGTTCCTGGGCTACGACGACATCCTCATGTCCAGTGTCAAGGGCCTGGCCGAGAACGAGGAGAACAAGG GCTTCCTTCGCAACGTGGTGTCCGGAGAGCACTACCGTTTTGTGAGCATGTGGATGGCCCGCACGTCCTACCTGGCTGCCTTCGTCATCATGGTCATCTTC ACCCTCAGCGTTTCCATGCTGCTCAGATACTCCCACCACCAGATTTTTGTCTTCATTG TGGACCTGCTGCAGATGCTGGAGATGAACATGGCCATCGCCTTCCCTGCGGCGCCCCTGCTCACTGTCATCCTGGCCCTCGTAG GGATGGAGGCCATCATGTCTGAGTTTTTCAACGACACCACCACGGCCTTCTACATCATCCTCATCGTCTGGCTGGCCGACCAGTACGATGCCATTTGCTGCCACACGAACACCAGCAAGAGGCACTGGCTGCG GTTCTTCTATCTGTACCACTTCGCCTTCTACGCCTATCACTACCGCTTCAACGGCCAGTACAGCAGCCTGGCCCTGGTCACCTCCTGGCTCTTCATCCAG cattcCATGATCTACTTCTTCCACCACTACGAGCTACCCGCCATTCTGCAGCAGATCCGAATCCAGGAGATGCTGCTACAGACCCCACCACTGGGCCCCGGGGCCCCCACGGCGCTTCCGGATGACCTGAACAACAATGGGGGCACCCCGGCCGCCACTCCCGACCCCGCGGGCCAGCCCCCCGCCCTGGGCCCCAGTTTGCCGGGCACTAGTGGGGGCCCTGGGCCCGTGGCTGAGGCACCCAGCTCTTTGGTGGCCGCGGCAGCCTCGGTGGCCGCAGCGGCCAGCAGTGACCTGGGCTGGATGGCAGAGACAGCCGCCATGATCACAGACGCCTCCTTTCTGTCTGGCCTCAGTGCCTCTCTCCTGGAACGGCGGCCCGCTGGTCCGGTGAGCCCTGGTGGGGGGCTCCCCCAAGCCCCCCAGGACAGTGCCCCTTCTATCAACTCCCTGGCGCATGACACAGCGCCCCCAGCTGCCGGGGTGAGTGGGCCCAGCCCCGCACCCACAGCCCCAGTGGATTCACCCCTGGAGGTCGGTTCCTGA
- the CNN2 gene encoding calponin-2 isoform X3 — MSSTQFNKGPSYGLSAEVKNRLLSKYDPQKEAELRSWIEGLTGLAIGPDFQKGLKDGVILCTLMNKLQPGSVPKINRSMQNWHQLENLSTFIKAMVSYGMNPVDLFEANDLFESGNMTQVQVSLLALAGKMGTNKCASQSGMTAYGTRRHLYDPKNHILPPMDHSTISLQMGTNKCASQVGMTAPGTRRHIYDTKLGTDKCDNSSMSLQMGYTQGANQSGQVFGLGRQIYDPKYCPQGPVADGADGASAAAGDCPGPGEAPEYTPYHREEADY; from the exons ATGAGTTCCACGCAGTTCAACAAGGGGCCCTCGTACGGGCTGTCGGCCGAGGTCAAGAACCGG ctcctgTCCAAGTATGACCCCCAGAAGGAGGCGGAGCTCCGCAGCTGGATCGAGGGACTCACAGGCCTCGCCATCGGGCCCGACTTCCAGAAGGGTCTGAAAGACGGAGTTATCCTGTGCAC ACTCATGAATAAGCTGCAGCCAGGCTCTGTCCCCAAGATCAACCGCTCCATGCAGAACTGGCAccag ctggaAAACCTGTCCACCTTCATCAAGGCCATGGTCAGCTACGGCATGAACCCTGTGGACCTGTTCGAGGCCAACGACCTGTTTGAGAGCGGGAACATGACGCAGGTGCAGGTGTCTCTTCTCGCCCTGGCCGGGaag ATGGGCACCAACAAATGTGCCAGTCAGTCAGGCATGACGGCATACGGCACAAGAAGGCATCTGTACGACCCCAAGAACCATATCCTGCCCCCCATGGACCACTCCACCATCAGCCTCCAGATGGGCACCAACAAGTGTGCTAGCCAG GTGGGCATGACAGCTCCGGGGACCCGGCGGCACATCTATGACACCAAGCTGGGGACCGACAAGTGTGACAACTCTTCCATGTCCCTGCAGATGGGCTACACGCAGGGCGCCAACCAGAGTGGCCAGGTCTTTGGCTTGGGCCGGCAGATCTATGACCCCAAGTACTGCCCCCAAGGCCCCGTGGCCGATGGGGCCGATGGGGCCTCAGCGGCTGCAGGCGACTGCCCGGGCCCCGGGGAGGCCCCAGAGTACACACCCTACCACCGGGAGGAGGCCGACTACTGA
- the TMEM259 gene encoding membralin isoform X3, protein MSEHAAPGAPGPGPNGGGGGGGPVPARGPRTPNLNPNPLINVRDRLFHALFFKMAVTYSRLFPPAFRRLFEFFVLLKALFVLFVLAYIHIAFSRSPINCLEHVRDKWPREGILRVEIQHNSSRAPVFLQFCDGGRRGSFPGLAVEPGSPEPEEEEEEKLTVDMFGNASIRFELDIEPKVLKPPGGAEAPNDSQELPFPETPTKDPSRDQCFGDRFSRLLLAEFLGYDDILMSSVKGLAENEENKGFLRNVVSGEHYRFVSMWMARTSYLAAFVIMVIFTLSVSMLLRYSHHQIFVFIVDLLQMLEMNMAIAFPAAPLLTVILALVGMEAIMSEFFNDTTTAFYIILIVWLADQYDAICCHTNTSKRHWLRFFYLYHFAFYAYHYRFNGQYSSLALVTSWLFIQHSMIYFFHHYELPAILQQIRIQEMLLQTPPLGPGAPTALPDDLNNNGGTPAATPDPAGQPPALGPSLPGTSGGPGPVAEAPSSLVAAAASVAAAASSDLGWMAETAAMITDASFLSGLSASLLERRPAGPVSPGGGLPQAPQDSAPSINSLAHDTAPPAAGVSGPSPAPTAPVDSPLEVGS, encoded by the exons ATGTCGGAGCACGCGGCGCCCGGGGCCCCCGGGCCCGGGCCcaacggcggcggcggcggcggcggcccggtCCCCGCGCGCGGGCCTCGCACCCCCAACCTCAACCCCAACCCTCTCATCAACGTGCGCGACCGGCTCTTCCACGCGCTCTTCTTCAAGATGGCTGTCACCTATTCGCGGCTGTTCCCACCCGCCTTCCGCCGTCTCTTCGAGTTCTTCGTGCTGCTCAAG GCGCTCTTCGTGCTCTTCGTCCTGGCCTACATCCACATCGCCTTCTCACGCTCGCCCATCAACTGCCTGGAGCACGTGCGGGACAAGTGGCCACGGGAGGGCATCCTGCGTGTGGAGATCCAGCACAACTCGAGCCGCGCGCCCGTCTTCCTGCAGTTCTGTGACGGCGGCCGCCGCGGCAGCTTCCCTGGCCTGGCCGTGGAGCCGGGCAGCCCAGAGccggaggaggaagaggaggagaagctgACCGTGGACATGTTCGGGAATGCGTCCATCAGG TTCGAGCTGGACATTGAGCCCAAGGTGTTGAAGCCACCGGGGGGTGCTGAGGCCCCGAATGACAGCCAGGAGCTCCCCTTCCCAGAGACACCCACGAAAG ACCCCTCGCGAGACCAGTGTTTTGGGGACCGCTTCAGCCGCCTGCTCCTGGCCGAGTTCCTGGGCTACGACGACATCCTCATGTCCAGTGTCAAGGGCCTGGCCGAGAACGAGGAGAACAAGG GCTTCCTTCGCAACGTGGTGTCCGGAGAGCACTACCGTTTTGTGAGCATGTGGATGGCCCGCACGTCCTACCTGGCTGCCTTCGTCATCATGGTCATCTTC ACCCTCAGCGTTTCCATGCTGCTCAGATACTCCCACCACCAGATTTTTGTCTTCATTG TGGACCTGCTGCAGATGCTGGAGATGAACATGGCCATCGCCTTCCCTGCGGCGCCCCTGCTCACTGTCATCCTGGCCCTCGTAG GGATGGAGGCCATCATGTCTGAGTTTTTCAACGACACCACCACGGCCTTCTACATCATCCTCATCGTCTGGCTGGCCGACCAGTACGATGCCATTTGCTGCCACACGAACACCAGCAAGAGGCACTGGCTGCG GTTCTTCTATCTGTACCACTTCGCCTTCTACGCCTATCACTACCGCTTCAACGGCCAGTACAGCAGCCTGGCCCTGGTCACCTCCTGGCTCTTCATCCAG cattcCATGATCTACTTCTTCCACCACTACGAGCTACCCGCCATTCTGCAGCAGATCCGAATCCAGGAGATGCTGCTACAGACCCCACCACTGGGCCCCGGGGCCCCCACGGCGCTTCCGGATGACCTGAACAACAATGGGGGCACCCCGGCCGCCACTCCCGACCCCGCGGGCCAGCCCCCCGCCCTGGGCCCCAGTTTGCCGGGCACTAGTGGGGGCCCTGGGCCCGTGGCTGAGGCACCCAGCTCTTTGGTGGCCGCGGCAGCCTCGGTGGCCGCAGCGGCCAGCAGTGACCTGGGCTGGATGGCAGAGACAGCCGCCATGATCACAGACGCCTCCTTTCTGTCTGGCCTCAGTGCCTCTCTCCTGGAACGGCGGCCCGCTGGTCCGGTGAGCCCTGGTGGGGGGCTCCCCCAAGCCCCCCAGGACAGTGCCCCTTCTATCAACTCCCTGGCGCATGACACAGCGCCCCCAGCTGCCGGGGTGAGTGGGCCCAGCCCCGCACCCACAGCCCCAGTGGATTCACCCCTGGAGGTCGGTTCCTGA
- the TMEM259 gene encoding membralin isoform X2, with translation MSEHAAPGAPGPGPNGGGGGGGPVPARGPRTPNLNPNPLINVRDRLFHALFFKMAVTYSRLFPPAFRRLFEFFVLLKALFVLFVLAYIHIAFSRSPINCLEHVRDKWPREGILRVEIQHNSSRAPVFLQFCDGGRRGSFPGLAVEPGSPEPEEEEEEKLTVDMFGNASIRFELDIEPKVLKPPGGAEAPNDSQELPFPETPTKVWPQDEYVVEYSLEYGFLRLSQATRQRLSIPVMVVTLDPSRDQCFGDRFSRLLLAEFLGYDDILMSSVKGLAENEENKGFLRNVVSGEHYRFVSMWMARTSYLAAFVIMVIFMLEMNMAIAFPAAPLLTVILALVGMEAIMSEFFNDTTTAFYIILIVWLADQYDAICCHTNTSKRHWLRFFYLYHFAFYAYHYRFNGQYSSLALVTSWLFIQHSMIYFFHHYELPAILQQIRIQEMLLQTPPLGPGAPTALPDDLNNNGGTPAATPDPAGQPPALGPSLPGTSGGPGPVAEAPSSLVAAAASVAAAASSDLGWMAETAAMITDASFLSGLSASLLERRPAGPVSPGGGLPQAPQDSAPSINSLAHDTAPPAAGVSGPSPAPTAPVDSPLEVGS, from the exons ATGTCGGAGCACGCGGCGCCCGGGGCCCCCGGGCCCGGGCCcaacggcggcggcggcggcggcggcccggtCCCCGCGCGCGGGCCTCGCACCCCCAACCTCAACCCCAACCCTCTCATCAACGTGCGCGACCGGCTCTTCCACGCGCTCTTCTTCAAGATGGCTGTCACCTATTCGCGGCTGTTCCCACCCGCCTTCCGCCGTCTCTTCGAGTTCTTCGTGCTGCTCAAG GCGCTCTTCGTGCTCTTCGTCCTGGCCTACATCCACATCGCCTTCTCACGCTCGCCCATCAACTGCCTGGAGCACGTGCGGGACAAGTGGCCACGGGAGGGCATCCTGCGTGTGGAGATCCAGCACAACTCGAGCCGCGCGCCCGTCTTCCTGCAGTTCTGTGACGGCGGCCGCCGCGGCAGCTTCCCTGGCCTGGCCGTGGAGCCGGGCAGCCCAGAGccggaggaggaagaggaggagaagctgACCGTGGACATGTTCGGGAATGCGTCCATCAGG TTCGAGCTGGACATTGAGCCCAAGGTGTTGAAGCCACCGGGGGGTGCTGAGGCCCCGAATGACAGCCAGGAGCTCCCCTTCCCAGAGACACCCACGAAAG TGTGGCCGCAGGACGAGTATGTCGTGGAGTACTCACTGGAGTATGGCTTCCTACGGCTGTCACAGGCCACGCGACAGCGGCTCAGCATCCCTGTCATGGTGGTCACCCTGG ACCCCTCGCGAGACCAGTGTTTTGGGGACCGCTTCAGCCGCCTGCTCCTGGCCGAGTTCCTGGGCTACGACGACATCCTCATGTCCAGTGTCAAGGGCCTGGCCGAGAACGAGGAGAACAAGG GCTTCCTTCGCAACGTGGTGTCCGGAGAGCACTACCGTTTTGTGAGCATGTGGATGGCCCGCACGTCCTACCTGGCTGCCTTCGTCATCATGGTCATCTTC ATGCTGGAGATGAACATGGCCATCGCCTTCCCTGCGGCGCCCCTGCTCACTGTCATCCTGGCCCTCGTAG GGATGGAGGCCATCATGTCTGAGTTTTTCAACGACACCACCACGGCCTTCTACATCATCCTCATCGTCTGGCTGGCCGACCAGTACGATGCCATTTGCTGCCACACGAACACCAGCAAGAGGCACTGGCTGCG GTTCTTCTATCTGTACCACTTCGCCTTCTACGCCTATCACTACCGCTTCAACGGCCAGTACAGCAGCCTGGCCCTGGTCACCTCCTGGCTCTTCATCCAG cattcCATGATCTACTTCTTCCACCACTACGAGCTACCCGCCATTCTGCAGCAGATCCGAATCCAGGAGATGCTGCTACAGACCCCACCACTGGGCCCCGGGGCCCCCACGGCGCTTCCGGATGACCTGAACAACAATGGGGGCACCCCGGCCGCCACTCCCGACCCCGCGGGCCAGCCCCCCGCCCTGGGCCCCAGTTTGCCGGGCACTAGTGGGGGCCCTGGGCCCGTGGCTGAGGCACCCAGCTCTTTGGTGGCCGCGGCAGCCTCGGTGGCCGCAGCGGCCAGCAGTGACCTGGGCTGGATGGCAGAGACAGCCGCCATGATCACAGACGCCTCCTTTCTGTCTGGCCTCAGTGCCTCTCTCCTGGAACGGCGGCCCGCTGGTCCGGTGAGCCCTGGTGGGGGGCTCCCCCAAGCCCCCCAGGACAGTGCCCCTTCTATCAACTCCCTGGCGCATGACACAGCGCCCCCAGCTGCCGGGGTGAGTGGGCCCAGCCCCGCACCCACAGCCCCAGTGGATTCACCCCTGGAGGTCGGTTCCTGA
- the CNN2 gene encoding calponin-2 isoform X2 yields MSSTQFNKGPSYGLSAEVKNRLLSKYDPQKEAELRSWIEGLTGLAIGPDFQKGLKDGVILCTLMNKLQPGSVPKINRSMQNWHQLENLSTFIKAMVSYGMNPVDLFEANDLFESGNMTQAKTKGLQSGVDIGVKYSEKQERNFDDATMKAGQCVIGLQMGTNKCASQSGMTAYGTRRHLYDPKNHILPPMDHSTISLQMGTNKCASQVGMTAPGTRRHIYDTKLGTDKCDNSSMSLQMGYTQGANQSGQVFGLGRQIYDPKYCPQGPVADGADGASAAAGDCPGPGEAPEYTPYHREEADY; encoded by the exons ATGAGTTCCACGCAGTTCAACAAGGGGCCCTCGTACGGGCTGTCGGCCGAGGTCAAGAACCGG ctcctgTCCAAGTATGACCCCCAGAAGGAGGCGGAGCTCCGCAGCTGGATCGAGGGACTCACAGGCCTCGCCATCGGGCCCGACTTCCAGAAGGGTCTGAAAGACGGAGTTATCCTGTGCAC ACTCATGAATAAGCTGCAGCCAGGCTCTGTCCCCAAGATCAACCGCTCCATGCAGAACTGGCAccag ctggaAAACCTGTCCACCTTCATCAAGGCCATGGTCAGCTACGGCATGAACCCTGTGGACCTGTTCGAGGCCAACGACCTGTTTGAGAGCGGGAACATGACGCAG gccaAGACAAAGGGGCTGCAGAGTGGCGTGGACATTGGCGTCAAATACTCAGAAAAGCAGGAACGCAACTTCGATGACGCCACCATGAAGGCGGGCCAGTGTGTCATTGGGCTCCAG ATGGGCACCAACAAATGTGCCAGTCAGTCAGGCATGACGGCATACGGCACAAGAAGGCATCTGTACGACCCCAAGAACCATATCCTGCCCCCCATGGACCACTCCACCATCAGCCTCCAGATGGGCACCAACAAGTGTGCTAGCCAG GTGGGCATGACAGCTCCGGGGACCCGGCGGCACATCTATGACACCAAGCTGGGGACCGACAAGTGTGACAACTCTTCCATGTCCCTGCAGATGGGCTACACGCAGGGCGCCAACCAGAGTGGCCAGGTCTTTGGCTTGGGCCGGCAGATCTATGACCCCAAGTACTGCCCCCAAGGCCCCGTGGCCGATGGGGCCGATGGGGCCTCAGCGGCTGCAGGCGACTGCCCGGGCCCCGGGGAGGCCCCAGAGTACACACCCTACCACCGGGAGGAGGCCGACTACTGA
- the CNN2 gene encoding calponin-2 isoform X1: MSSTQFNKGPSYGLSAEVKNRLLSKYDPQKEAELRSWIEGLTGLAIGPDFQKGLKDGVILCTLMNKLQPGSVPKINRSMQNWHQLENLSTFIKAMVSYGMNPVDLFEANDLFESGNMTQVQVSLLALAGKAKTKGLQSGVDIGVKYSEKQERNFDDATMKAGQCVIGLQMGTNKCASQSGMTAYGTRRHLYDPKNHILPPMDHSTISLQMGTNKCASQVGMTAPGTRRHIYDTKLGTDKCDNSSMSLQMGYTQGANQSGQVFGLGRQIYDPKYCPQGPVADGADGASAAAGDCPGPGEAPEYTPYHREEADY; encoded by the exons ATGAGTTCCACGCAGTTCAACAAGGGGCCCTCGTACGGGCTGTCGGCCGAGGTCAAGAACCGG ctcctgTCCAAGTATGACCCCCAGAAGGAGGCGGAGCTCCGCAGCTGGATCGAGGGACTCACAGGCCTCGCCATCGGGCCCGACTTCCAGAAGGGTCTGAAAGACGGAGTTATCCTGTGCAC ACTCATGAATAAGCTGCAGCCAGGCTCTGTCCCCAAGATCAACCGCTCCATGCAGAACTGGCAccag ctggaAAACCTGTCCACCTTCATCAAGGCCATGGTCAGCTACGGCATGAACCCTGTGGACCTGTTCGAGGCCAACGACCTGTTTGAGAGCGGGAACATGACGCAGGTGCAGGTGTCTCTTCTCGCCCTGGCCGGGaag gccaAGACAAAGGGGCTGCAGAGTGGCGTGGACATTGGCGTCAAATACTCAGAAAAGCAGGAACGCAACTTCGATGACGCCACCATGAAGGCGGGCCAGTGTGTCATTGGGCTCCAG ATGGGCACCAACAAATGTGCCAGTCAGTCAGGCATGACGGCATACGGCACAAGAAGGCATCTGTACGACCCCAAGAACCATATCCTGCCCCCCATGGACCACTCCACCATCAGCCTCCAGATGGGCACCAACAAGTGTGCTAGCCAG GTGGGCATGACAGCTCCGGGGACCCGGCGGCACATCTATGACACCAAGCTGGGGACCGACAAGTGTGACAACTCTTCCATGTCCCTGCAGATGGGCTACACGCAGGGCGCCAACCAGAGTGGCCAGGTCTTTGGCTTGGGCCGGCAGATCTATGACCCCAAGTACTGCCCCCAAGGCCCCGTGGCCGATGGGGCCGATGGGGCCTCAGCGGCTGCAGGCGACTGCCCGGGCCCCGGGGAGGCCCCAGAGTACACACCCTACCACCGGGAGGAGGCCGACTACTGA